Proteins found in one Oncorhynchus gorbuscha isolate QuinsamMale2020 ecotype Even-year linkage group LG15, OgorEven_v1.0, whole genome shotgun sequence genomic segment:
- the LOC123996805 gene encoding nucleoprotein TPR-like isoform X2, which translates to MATVLLQALERAEIAKLPKAVQNKLEKLFSDLQYEIDSLKSHQEQFRVDSEQQFFEKVQRLEQSQEQFVTQTEQHHKLREEFTKIDEELKSVLEKNKEYEINQEKLTSEQAQLCKAKNELEAEKRELVRTLERRSQEVAYLSEDLQRLNDKVAEVNASKMGLQLKLDELESSEVNIKYREKRMEQEKELLRGQTAWLNAELKAKSEELLALSRQKGNQILELKCSLENKEDELNRVQDQVTSLKTSNEGLQKQAEDIINKLKEDKEQQASMEEKFRNELNANIKLSNLYKGAAADSESKSEELSGAVEELHKLLKDAGEANKALEVRLQEMDDCRDNEAAALKERIINLEKELENANELLSDTKLRGSAGAASVLSEETITTMSPTAVAVAKIVKPGMKLTELYTAYVETQEALQLERVENKRVNKYLDDIVQEVEAKGPILKRQRDEHERMQKSVASLSSKLEQAVKEVHRLQKVTDEANKRSSVLERDNQRSDVQLADMGQQIRVLLIELEEARGNHVAHDEEVSSADISSTSEVITQHLVTFRGVEELQQQNQRLLVALRELSEAQEREEEETTGTKCSELERSLEKAQAELEALREQRSHQMQLAESIVRQRDMYRVLLAQATGVSFPQQGAAAAEEFSSTPRRSPAATPTTPTGIITMATESTEVVEAKAALRQLQEVFSSYKRERSESDKALMEQSEKLQKQVSDQRFQNAKISTQLEFTSKRYEMLQDNVKGYRKEIASLMEKGQKMAAAAQKCEQTVHTMTQDLRVVQEKLNMAEGRAESLRKEREMLKLVESRLTQEKETMQTQQRGQNMLLTNLKTIEATLERSETDTRQRLNTQIEKQEREIGQLQKRLEHEVEQRHLLSRNQDLQLMDTKRQLEAQTALLQKTRDQLSAAQLEVSSLRLQQGSGEGGRLSLSSPPTPMGIRGFQVSEGDSEDLHGRLKQAETRAEELTEQLRTATSSMELYRAMAQSLEESLDKEMQVTEQARSAIEERVKEAQEQHRQLEKKLLEAEKEKQGLQEEKMKALASVEQQVAVLRRSLSSVQADHQEALQMAAVAAAQEQQAMLDSQEQAKLASEAQDKYEREMMLHAADVESLQAAKAQALQAAMLRQQLEERAQRASAQLLEARVSWEEQERILKEEMSKVVFRSEELQRQNSLLHEQIQTMSCKMAATLQRQANESPLNISLTEEGKSQDQVLEILRFVRREKEIAESRFEVAQGESLRHRLRVEHLERELRELQESLSAERERMQVTAKTLAKHDELMKKTETMSVLMETNKMLREEKERMEQELQQTQAKVRKLESDIMPMQESNAELSEKSGMLQAEKRILEEDIKRWKARTQHLVSQQKDTDPEEYKRLHSEKEAHLKRIQQLTEETGRLKAEVARSGGSVTSLQSQVQMLREGLGKVSSDRDARRRSMEAMNLDIQEKFRTITQVKKIGRRYKTQYEELKVEHDKMVFEAASTPAQEQEAQQASAQELQGLKDSLGQAETRTKDLEGQLDNLNKVVGEREAEVRGSQEQASRLQTELTRLRQELQEKASQEDTLRQQMAEKEEKTRKAFVGAKQRINQLMGSKDQLQKENEELKQQREELEVRVSALKSQYEGRLSRQERELRDLREQQERHGEQRDEPLEQGPSKAQEQQRTTEQRGPLKTTQATDRGSTSTSEPPTANIKPTPLGAQGPSKPPAIPGNKPTPRASIRPMITPATVPTPTPTATVMPTTQVENQEAMQSSEGPPEHVTVYGSASGSVRSTSPNVQTTNPMLVVQQTQTQTTAFVQPTQQQSLPHTEPANQEQPPAPVMEAAPSSQMERPSTSTAVFGTVSATPGTSSMSKRPREEEQDSSMVADTDTPQEDPSEPPIPKKLRIIQRVDPEEPEAQEEVLAEGSAEGLVPGEGQEAPETSQVEEEYPVLEEAEEGAASQSVPVEMLLSETAFISFSYDANEEPPQHDVIVIVTDSESEDEQQEEVEEDEEEEPDYDEEEEEDDDEEEEEEDEDDGGMGDEGEESNEGSRDGNEAYEGDDTEGPDGTDPGTETEESLGASDSTQRPADSQTHSFEGSSSMEAFSSDPTSSAPRMHQSPRRAPHPLPPRLNITQERGPPAQVQRPMRRQSVGRVPQLTPGMASGGVSHNIGQHFFADDDRMVPSTPTLVPPHRSDSFAEAIHSPQVAGVPRFRFGTPEDLMPQTTTSHSDLGHLASQGGLGMYDSPLFLPGNEDESGGLSVPTTPLQVAAPVSIFAEVPPSDGTEHTSQSVSMVTTSTPVLVVAEGPSPGDERDDVFMAPGGDLVEVSLEPVMSRAGEIEEPTQVSDDCGLPSTSQELSSSSADTSRTQPKPSRPGHSRQLQRWTENRMRRGTLPSRGVTGTGRRFAR; encoded by the exons atggCTACAGTGCTACTTCAAGCGTTGGAGCGCGCTGAGATAGCGAAGCTACCAAAAGCTGTTCAAAATAAACTAGAAAAGTTATTTTCTGATCTGCAATATGAAATAGATTCCCTCAAGTCACACCAGGAGCAATTTAGAGTCGATAGCG AACAACAGTTCTTTGAGAAAGTGCAACGTCTTGAACAGAGTCAGGAACAGTTTGTGACCCAGACTGAACAGCACCACAAACTCCGAGAGGAGTTCACCAAGATCG ATGAAGAACTCAAGAGTGTACTAGAAAAGAATAAAGAGTATGAAATCAACCAAGAGAAGTTGACATCTGAACAG GCCCAGCTCTGTAAAGCCAAAAATGAACTGGAGGCAGAGAAGCGGGAGCTTGTGCGTACATTGGAGAGGAGATCCCAGGAAGTGGCCTATCTGAGTG aGGACCTGCAGCGCCTCAATGACAAAGTGGCGGAAGTCAATGCCTCAAAGATGGGGCTGCAGCTCAAGTTGGATGAGCTTGAATCCTCAGAGGTCAACATCAAG TACCGTGAGAAGCGTATGGAGCAGGAAAAGGAGCTGTTGCGAGGCCAGACTGCCTGGCTGAACGCAGAGCTCAAGGCTAAAAGTGAGGAGCTGCTGGCTCTTTCACGCCAGAAGGGCAACCAGATCCTGGAGCTGAAGTGCAGCTTGGAGAACAAAGAGGATGAG ttgaaCAGAGTCCAGGACCAAGTGACCAGTTTGAAGACTTCAAATGAAGGCCTTCAGAAGCAGGCTGAAGACATAATCAACAAACTGAAAGAGGATAAGGAGCAGCAGGCTAGCATGGAGGAGAAGTTTAGAAACGAGCTGAATGCCAACATCAAGCTCTCCAACTTGTACAAG GGAGCTGCTGCAGACTCTGAGTCCAAGAGTGAGGAATTGAGTGGGGCTGTAGAGGAGCTGCACAAGCTGCTGAAAGATGCtggagagg cGAACAAGGCCCTAGAGGTGAGGTTGCAGGAGATGGATGACTGTCGGGACAATGAGGCTGCTGCGCTGAAGGAGAGGATCATCAATTTGGAAAAAGAACTGGAGAACGCCAACGAACTGCTGTCCGACACCAAGCTCAGAG GCTCTGCTGGTGCAGCCTCAGTGCTGTCAGAGGAAACGATTACCACCATGTCCCCGACCGCAGTCGCCGTTGCCAAGATCGTCAAACCTGGCATGAAGCTGACTGAG TTGTACACAGCGTATGTGGAGACCCAGGAGGCACTGCAACTGGAGCGTGTGGAGAACAAGCGGGTGAATAAGTACTTGGATGACATAGTGCAGGAGGTGGAGGCTAAGGGTCCCATCCTCAAACGCCAGAGGGATGAGCATGAGCGTATGCAGAAATCTGTGGCCAGCCTTTCATCCAAGCTGGAACAGGCAGTTAAG GAGGTTCACCGTCTGCAGAAGGTGACTGACGAGGCCAACAAGCGCTCTTCTGTCCTggagagagacaaccagaggtCTGATGTGCAGCTTGCAGACATGGGGCAGCAG atcCGTGTCCTACTCATTGAGTTGGAGGAGGCGCGTGGTAACCATGTAGCCCATGACGAGGAGGTGAGCTCTGCTGACATCAGCAGCACGTCAGAGGTCATCACGCAGCACCTGGTGACGTTTCGTGGGGTGGAGGAGCTCCAGCAGCAGAACCAGCGCCTCCTGGTGGCCCTCCGAGAGCTCAGCGAGgcacaggagagggaggaggaagagaccaCTGGCACCAA gtgcagtGAGCTGGAGCGCAGTCTGGAGAAGGcccaggcagagctggaggcTCTGCGAGAGCAGCGGAGCCACCAGATGCAGCTGGCTGAGTCCATCGTTAGGCAGAGAGATATGTACAGAGTGCTGCTGGCCCAGGCCACCGgagtcagcttccctcagcaAG GTGCAGCAGCTGCTGAGGAGTTCTCTAGCACCCCCCGCCGCTCCCCTGCCGCCACCCCCACCACACCCACTGGAATCATTACTATGGCAACCGAGTCAACCGAGGTGGTAGAGGCCAAGGCAGCCCTCCGACAG TTGCAGGAAGTGTTCTCTTCCTATAAGAGGGAGAGGTCTGAGAGTGACAAGGCCCTGATGGAGCAGAGTGAGAAGCTACAGAAGCAGGTGTCTGACCAGAGATTCCAGAATGCCAAGATATCCACCCAGCTGGAGTTTACTTCCAAGAG GTATGAGATGCTTCAGGATAATGTTAAGGGCTACAGGAAGGAGATTGCCTCTCTGATGGAGAAGGGACAGAAGATGGCTGCTGCAGCCCAGAAGTGTGagcagactgttcacaccatgacCCAGGACCTGAGGGTTGTCCAGGAGAAACTAAACATGGCAGAG GGTCGTGCTGAGAGcctcaggaaggagagagagatgctgaagCTAGTGGAGTCCAGACTGACCCAGGAGAAGGAGACCATGCAGACCCAACAACGAGGACAGAACATGCTGCTCACCAATCTCAAGACCATAGAG GCCACGTTGGAGCGCTCCGAGACAGACACCAGGCAGCGTCTGAACACCCAGATAGAGAAGCAGGAGAGGGAGATCGGCCAGCTGCAGAAGAGACTGGAGCACGAGGTGGAGCAACGCCACCTGCTGAGCAGAAACCAAGAT TTGCAGCTGATGGATACCAAGAGGCAGCTGGAGGCCCAGACGGCCCTGCTCCAGAAGACCAGGGATCAGCTGAGTGCTGCCCAGCTGGAGGTGAGCTCTCTCAGGCTGCagcagggcagtggagagggtggTCGTCTGTCCCTGAGCTCCCCGCCCACTCCCATGGGCATCAGAG GTTTCCAGGTTTCAGAAGGGGACTCTGAGGATCTGCATGGCCGCCTGAAGCAGGCAGAAACACGGGCAGAGGAGCTGACAGAGCAGCTGAGGACAGCCACCTCCAGCATGGAGCTGTACAGAGCCATGGCCCAGAGCCTAGAGGAGTCCCTGGACAAGGAGATGCAG GTGACAGAGCAGGCTCGGTCTGCCATTGAGGAGCGTGTGAAGGAAGCCCAGGAGCAGCACCGTCAGTTGGAGAAAAAGCTCctggaggcagagaaggagaagCAGGGCCtgcaggaggagaagatgaaaGCCCTGGCCTCCGTGGAGCAGCAG GTGGCTGTGCTGAGGAGGAGTCTGAGCAGTGTGCAGGCGGACCACCAGGAGGCTCTACAGATGGCGGCGGTGGCAGCAGCCCAGGAACAGCAGGCCATGCTGGACAGCCAGGAGCAG GCCAAGCTGGCGTCAGAGGCACAAGATAAGTATGAGCGTGAGATGATGCTCCACGCTGCAGACGTGGAGTCCCTCCAGGCAGCCAAGGCCCAGGCCCTGCAGGCAGCCATGCTCAGACAGCAGCTGGAGGAGAGGGCCCAGAGAGCCTCTGCTCAGCTACTGGAGGCCAGAGTCTCctgggaggaacaggagaggatcCTCAAG GAGGAGATGTCTAAGGTGGTGTTTCGTTCTGAAGAGCTGCAGAGGCAGAACAGCCTCCTCCATGAACAGATTCAGACCATGAGCTGCAAGATGGCCGCCACCCTGCAGCGCCAGGCCAATGAGAGCCCTCTGAACATCTCCCTCACGGAGGAAGGCAAGTCTCAGGACCAGGTCCTTGAGATACTCAG GTTTGTGCGCCGAGAGAAGGAGATAGCGGAGTCTCGATTCGAGGTGGCCCAAGGAGAGAGTCTTCGCCATAGGCTGAGAGTagagcacctggagagagagctgagagaactaCAGGAGAGCCTTAGTGCTGAGAGAGAGCGAATGCAG GTGACAGCTAAGACCCTGGCTAAGCATGATGAGCTGATGAAGAAGACTGAGACCATGAGTGTCCTGATGGAGACCAACAAGATgctgagggaggagaaggagaggatggagcAGGAGCTCCAGCAGACACAGGCTAAA GTGCGTAAGCTGGAGTCGGACATAATGCCCATGCAGGAGTCCAACGCTGAACTGAGTGAGAAGAGCGGCATGCTGCAAGCAGAGAAGAGGATTCTGGAAGAGGACATCAAACGCTGGAAGGCCAGAACACAG CACCTGGTGAGCCAGCAGAAGGACACAGACCCAGAGGAGTACAAGCGTCTCCACTCTGAGAAGGAGGCTCACCTCAAACGCATCCAGCAGCTCACTGAGGAGACGGGCAGACTCAAGGCTGAGGTGGCCAG GAGTGGCGGCTCGGTGACGTCCCTCCAGAGCCAGGTGCAGATGCTGCGTGAGGGTCTGGGGAAGGTAAGCTCTGACAGGGATGCTCGGAGGAGGAGTATGGAGGCCATGAACCTGGACATCCAGGAGAAGTTCCGCACCATCACTCAGGTCAAGAAGATCGGACGCCGCTACAAGACACAGTATGAGGAGCTCAAGGTGGAGCACGACAAG ATGGTGTTTGAGGCAGCGTCCACCCCAGCCCAGGAGCAGGAGGCCCAGCAGGCCTCAGCCCAGGAGCTCCAGGGTCTGAAGGACTCCCTGGGACAGGCTGAGACCCGGACCAAAGACCTGGAGGGACAGCTGGACAACCTCAACAAG GTGGTGGGTGAGCGTGAGGCGGAGGTGCGCGGGTCACAGGAGCAGGCCTCCAGGCTGCAGACAGAGCTGACCAGGCTGAGACAGGAGCTGCAGGAGAAGGCCTCCCAGGAGGACACCCTCAGACAGCAGATGgctgagaaggaggagaagaccaGGAAGGCCTTTGTCGGGGCCAAGCAGAGGATCAACCAGCTTATGG GCTCCAAGGACCAGCTGCAGAAGGAAAATGAGGAgctgaaacagcagagggaggagctgGAGGTCAGAGTCAGTGCTCTGAAGTCCCAATACGAGGGCCGTCTGAGCCGCCAGGAGAGGGAGCTGCGGGACCTgagggaacagcaggagagaCACGGAGAGCAGAGGGATGAGCCTCTTGAACAGGGTCCCAGCAag GCTCAGGAACAGCAGAGGACCACAGAGCAGCGAGGACCACTGAAGACCACCCAAGCTACAGACCGGGGCAG CACCAGTACCTCTGAGCCCCCTACTGCCAACATCAAGCCTACCCCTCTGGGTGCTCAAGGCCCCAGCAAGCCCCCTGCCATCCCTGGGAACAAGCCCACCCCCCGGGCAAGCATCAGGCCCATGATCACCCCTGCCACTGTGCCCACCCCCACCCCTACTGCCACCGTCATGCCAACCACACAGgtggagaaccaggaag CCATGCAGTCATCCGAGGGCCCGCCTGAGCATGTGACTGTTTACGGCAGTGCCAGCGGTTCAGTACGGTCAACCAGCCCCAACGTTCAGACCACCAACCCAATGCTGGTGGTCCagcagacccagacccagaccacaGCCTTCGTCCAGCCAACACAGCAACAGAGCCTGCCCCACACTGAACCAGCCAATCAGGAGCAGCCCCCGGCCCCAGTAATGGAAGCGGCACCCAGTTCGCAAATGGAGAGGCCGTCGACGTCAACAGCCGTGTTTGGGACAG TTTCAGCCACCCCAGGAACATCTTCCATGTCCAAGAGACCTCGTGAGGAGGAGCAGGACAGCTCTATGGTGGCTGACACAGACACGCCCCAGGAGGACCCCTCTGAACCCCCCATCCCCAAGAAGCTACGCATCATCCAGAGAGTCGACCCAGAGGAGCCAGAGGCCCAAGAGGAGGTGCTGGCTGAGGGCAGTGCAGAGGGACTGGTGCCTGGCGAGGGCCAGGAAGCCCCAGAGACCAGCCAG gtggaggaggagtaCCCAGTACTAGAGGAGGCTGAAGAGGGTGCAGCGTCTCAGTCTGTCCCCGTAGAGATGCTCCTGTCCGAGACCGCATTCATCTCATTTTCATACGACGCCAACGAAGAACCCCCCCAGCACGATGTCATCGTCATAGTGACCGACTCTGAAAGCGAGgacgagcagcaggaggaggtggaggaggatgaggaagaggaaccG GActatgatgaggaggaggaggaggatgacgacgaggaggaggaggaggaggatgaagatgatggagggatgggggatgagggggaagagagcaATGAAGGGAGCAGAGATGGCAATGAGGCATATGAAGGCGACGACACAGAG ggtCCTGATGGGACAGACCCAGGCACGGAGACGGAGGAGAGTCTAGGAGCATCTGACTCCACCCAGCGCCCGGCTGACTCCCAGACACACAGCT TCGAGGGCAGCAGCAGTATGGAAGCCTTCTCAAGTGACCCAACCAGCTCTGCTCCCAGAATGCACCAGTCTCCACGGAGAGCACCCCATCCTCTGCCCCCCCGCCTCAACATCACCCAGGAACGGGGACCCCCTGCTCAGGTACAG CGCCCCATGCGTCGCCAGTCGGTAGGCAGAGTCCCTCAGCTCACCCCTGGGATGGCCAGCGGTGGAGTAAGTCACAATATTGGA CAGCACTTTTTTGCCGATGATGACAGGATGGTTCCCAGTACTCCTACTCTGGTGCCGCCACACCGCTCTGACAGCTTTGCAGAAGCTATCca TTCTCCCCAGGTGGCTGGTGTACCCCGGTTCAGGTTCGGCACCCCAGAGGACCTGATGCCCCAGACCACCACCTCCCACTCTGACCTGGGACATCTGGCATCACAAGGAG GTCTTGGGATGTATGATAGTCCTTTGTTCCTGCCTGGTAATGAGGATGAGTCTGGGGGCCTCAGTGTTCCCACCACACCCCTGCAGGTGGCTGCCCCAg tGTCCATATTTGCAGAGGTCCCGCCATCTGACGGCACGGAACACACCTCTCAGTCTGTTTCCATGGTAACCACCTCAACCCCAGTCTTGGTGGTGGCCGAAGGACCTAGTCCTGGGGACGAG